gggcggcgagaggaggagggagggagggagggagggaggggagggcggcgagaggaggagggagggaggcagcacctttggggcgacggcgggcgatggcggcgatgaCGTGCGGCGAGTGGAGATGAGAGTGTGTGAGGGAGGGTGAGGGACGCGCTCGGCGTGGATAAGATAcccgtagtagtagcgcttgtccgtaaacagcgctactgctacgatCATTAGCAGTAGAGTTTTTTcttaaccagcgctactactaaggctATGATCGTTAGCATGTAAAAAAGGCATCAAATTAAAAAATGCATTGGTCATCatcgatctttttgtgtagaatctgaattgtcaatagtAATCTTCGCCGGTTTAAGAACTGGCGaagattcctattgcggccacagatcctacacatagagttcaatgaagaccaagtggttgtgatggtttgagaagcaccatatttaaggtggtaaaaattctgttcgcggagcgaggtgggactaaactttggtctaGGAGGGGGACTGGATTTATCAGTAGCGCTGGTCGGGGAAAAGCGCTATTGCTAAGatgcatagtagtagcgctttcaaaAAGTGAGCGCTACCACTATCCCTAGCATACCTGGAATGGTCTgtcaattgtagtagtagcgcgttttacaGGTTCAGCGTTGCTGCTATGATCATAGTAGCAGCGCCCATGCTAccgaagcgctactgctatgtagcagCAGCAGTTTCCTTGAACAAGTGCTACTGGTGAActcctgtgtataagcatttccctagtagtggttgtggagaaaacaaaaagaaggagatagtctcacatcaactaggcgtatcaacgggctatggagatgcccatcaatagatatcaatgtgagtgagtagggattgccatgcaacggatgcactagagctataagtttatgaaagctcaaaagaaactaagtgggtgtgcatccacctcgcttgctcacgaagacctagggcaatttgaggaagcccatcattggaatatacaagccaagttctataatgaaaaattcccactagtatatgaaagtgacaacataggagactctctatcatgaagatcatggtgctactttgaagcacgagtgtggtaaaaggatagtagcattgccccttctctctttttctctcattttttttggcactctctttttttggcctcttttttttatttatttatttcgtccgaagtctcatcccgacttgtgggggaatcatagtctccatcatcctttcctcactgggacaatactctaataatgatgatcatcacacttttatttacttacaactcaagaattacaactcgatacttaggacaaaatacgactctatatgaatgcctccggcggtgttccgggatgtgcaatgaatcaagagtgacatgtatgaaagaattatgaacgatggctttgccacaaatacgatgtcaactacatgatcatgcaaagcaatatgacaatgatgatgcgtgtcataataaacggaatggtggaaagttgcatggtaatatatctcggaatggctatggaaatgccataataggtaggtatggtgggtatggtaccggcgaaagttgcactgtactagagaggctagcaatggtggaagggtgagagtgcgtataatccatggactcaacattagtcaaaaagaaatcacatacttattgcaaaaatctgttagtcatcaaaacaaagtactacgcgcatgctcctgggggggtagattggtaggaaaagaccatcgctcgtccccaaccgccactcataaggaagacaatcaataaataaatcatgctccgacttcatcacataacggttcaccatacgtgcatgctacgggacgcacaaaccttaacacaagtatttctccaattcacaattactcactagcatgactctaatatcaccatcttcatatctcaaaacaatcataaagaatcaaactttcataatattcaatgcactttatatgaaagtttttattatatccctcttggatgcccatcatattaggactaattttataaccaaagcaacttaccatgctgtttagagactctcaaaataatataagtgaagcatgagagttcaacaatttcttcaaaataaaaccaccgccgagctctaaaaagatataagtgaagcacaagagcaaatgacaaactactccaaaagatataagtgaagatcaattactagtggaataattatgtaactatgtgaagactctcaaaCATTTAAGCACTTCAGATCTTAGGATATTATTCAAAccacaagcaaaacaaaataaaatgaaatgacgctccaagcaaaacacatatcatgtggtgaataaaaatatagctccaagtaaggttaccgatgaacgaagacgaaagaggggatgccttccggggcatccccaagcttaggctcttggttgtccttgaataccttggggtgccttgggcatacccaagcttaggctcttgccactctttattccgtagtccatcaaaactttacccaaacttgaaaacttcacaacacaaaactcaaccgaaaactcataagctccgttagtataagaaaataaatcaccacttagatactgttgtgaactcattctaaattcatattggtgtaatatatactgtattccaacttctctatggtttataccctccgatactactcatagattcatcaaaataagaaaacaacacatagaaaacagaatctgtcaaaaacagaacagtctgtagcaatctcgatatttcgaatacttctgtaactccaaaaattctgaaaaattaggacaatctagaCACTttatatataaatcttgtgtaaaaaatttagatcaaaatcacgttccagtgaattttaaaaattcctggactgggagcaaaagtttctgcttttgcacacaatcaagtcaactatcatccacactatcccaatggctttacttggcactttattgaaaaaaaaggctataaaacatgattaatacagtagcttaatcatgtgaacacacaaaaacagtaggggtaaatgttgggttgtctcccaacatgcgtttttctttaatgactttctagctaggcatgatgatgtcaatgatgctcacataaaagataagaattgaaacataacgggagaatcatgaagcatatgactagcaaatttaagtctaacacacttcctatgcatagggattttgtgagcaaacaacttatgggaacaagaatcaactagcataggaaggtaaaacaagcaaaacttcaagactttcaacacataaagaggaaacttggtattattacaattcctacaagcatatactcctccctcataataattttcaatagcatcatgaatgacttcaacaatataaccatcacataaagcattcttttcatgagccacaagcatagaaattttattactctccacataagcaaatttcttctcatgaatagtagtgggagcatcatatgaaacttgaatactataaattgtttccacattaaaagagtaatgttcagaaaaagggtaatcataattatgacaagctttataaatataatcaccacTACTTTTCATAACAtgagtgtcatcacaataatcatcataagtaggaggcatgctttcatcataataaatattctcatcaaaacttgggggactaaaaatatcatattcatcaaacatagcatcccaaagcttgggacaaacattaattgcagcaaataaattctcaagcatgtcattctcatcaaacatagcatccccaagcttgggcctttgcatatcataagcataatcgctctcatcattaataatatgaatagcaccaatagtatagtaattattatcatcacaactttctgagttggtgccaaaaagattttcaagattatagcaagtatcattactttcccaatcataatcatcataatgagtaataggcataacaataataggagcaacatcatttgggagggatacctttttacctttgcttcttcgtcttttctttttcttcttcacagcatgtgtgggtttaatcctctttttggagctctttattaatgagatgggttgaatagaaagctcctcctcgttacctgattcatcataagaaagaataggaggatattgggaaacctcttccctttcattagtattatcttcatcttctatttgtttccttatctttatgtaattggcaatataaggattttcaatgcaattcaccgcataatacatataaatttcctctagatcgaaatcaagaactctctcaagggcaaattctggaatatccttagttatacgtttcatttcttcataacccataagcaaactaagttcattatgatgcgcaagggaaatcaagtcatcacaatttttggacacgattcgatcatgaaacaatttgcattggagatttaaattaccacgttcattgcaaagttcacaaggatggctaaaaaTATTAAACTGttcagcacaaacatctatccTCTCtcgcaaccatttagtttctaaatacttatgcctcttacaaaatctatcttcccttctTGGTATatatttgcaaactctatgcactccacaaaaattgacatgcttagaagaaacattttcatcatggctagtgcaatcatcattagtactatggatgttcaaggaattcatactaacattgcaatcatgctcatcattcaaagatttagtgccaaacattttattgcattcttcttctaacactttggcacaattatcggaatccttattttcacgaaagacattatatagatgaagcatatgtggcaacctcaattccatttttttgtaattttcttttatagactaaaatagtgataaaacaagaaactaaaagattcgattgcaagatataaagatataccttcaagcacgaacctccccggcaacggcgccagaaaagagcttgatgtctactacgcaaccttcttcttgtagactcgtgttgggcctccaagttttgtaggacagtggcaaatttccctcaagtggatggcctaggGTTTATCactccgtgggaggcgtaggatggagatggtctctctcaaacaaccctgcaaccaaataacaaagagtctcttgtgtccccaacacacccaatacaatgataaattgtataggtgcactagttcggtgaagagatggtgatacaagcgtaatatggatggtaaatatgggttcttgtaatctaaaaatataaaaacagcaaggtaactagtaacagaagtgagcgaaaatggtattgcaatgcttcgaaacaaggcctagggttcatactttcactagtgcaagttctctcaacaatgataacatatttagatcatataacaatccctcaacgtgcaacaaagagtcactccaaagtcattaatagcggagaacaaacgaagagattattgtaggatacgaaaccacctcaaagttattctttctgatcgatctattgggctagtcctataagtgtcacaaacagccctagagtttgtactaaaataacaccttaagacacacatcaaccaaaaccctaatgtcacttagatactccaatgtcaccacaagtatccgcgggtttgattatacgatatgcatcacacaatctcatattcatctattcaaaccaacacaaagaacttcaaagagtgcccgaaagtttctaccggagagtcaagacgaaaacgtgtaccaacccctatgcataagttcacaaggtcacagaacccgcaagttgatcaccaaaacatacatcaagtggatcacgtgaatatcccattgtcaccacagataagcacatgcaagacatacatcaagtgttctcaaatccttaaagactcaatccggtaagataacttcaaagcgaaaactcaatccattacaagaaggtagaggggggagaaacatcataagatccaactataataacaaagctcgcggtacatcaagattgtgccaaatcaagaacaagagagagagagagagagagagagagagagagagagagagcaaacacatagctactggtacataccctcagccccgagggtgaactactctctcctcgtcatggagagcgccgggatgatgaagatggccaccggtgatggtttccccctccggcagggtgcgggaacagggtcccgagaggtttttcgtggctatagaggcttgcggcggcggaactcccgatcttggtttatttttgggggtttctgtatttataggaatttttgcgtcgagaacaagtcaggggggtccatgagTCAAACACAAGGACGGAGGACGCGCCCGGGgcggggggtagggcgcaccctccaaccttgtggttgactcgggactcttctagcccaactcttttgcttcgggggctttttctggtccataaaaaatctccgtaaattttcagctcatttggactccgtttgatattccttttctacgaaactcaaaaacaaggaaaaatagaaactggcactgggctctaggttaataggttagtcccaaaaatcatataaaacagcatataaatgcatataaaacatccaaaatagataatataatagcatggaacaatcaaaaattataaatacgttggagacgtatcaggtaataAGGGCCTCGTTGAGGCGCCGGAAGCTGTGCCCATTCATGGCATAAAGTTTCCCGAAGGCCTCACAGATGTCTCCCTTAACGATCCACGCGGAGCAAAGAAACTCCGAGGTAAACCCGTCCGGGCCTGGCGCCTTGCCTGCGGACAGAAGCTTCACCGCGCGCCTAATCTCGTCCTTGGAGAACGGCAACTCCAGGTCGGAGAGGTCAAAGGAGCGGTGGTCAAAGACGGCAAAGTCCAGGGAGAACGGCCGCGAATCCACAGAGCCAGGGTCCCTGAGAAATGATCAAACGCGGCTCTGGCCAGCTCCACGTCGCCCGAAACCAGCTGATCCCCAACACGGAGCTCGGTGATCCTATTCTTCTGTCGGCGTTGGGAGGCATGGATGCGGCGGAAGGCGGTGTTAGCCACGCCCACCCGCAACCAGGAGAATCTCGAACGCTGCCGCGTGAGGGAACGCTCACGCGAGGCCAAGCCAAGGTACACTTGCTTGAGCTTGCGTGCGCAACCATCTCTCGACGCGAGAGAGGGGCCGAAAATCCTGCGCCTCATCTAGGCGGGCAATGATCTCGCGGGAGAGCAAAATCTGGAGAGAGATGCCGCCCATCTTCCTGGTGCCCCAACTGCGGAGCTTGCGTGCAGTAACTTTGAGCCGCTCATAGATCCTGCGGAAAGGATCGGGGTGCGGAGCTTGCGCGCAGTAACTTTGTAACTTTGAGCCGCTCATAAATCCCGCGGAAAGGATCGGGGTGCGGAGCTTGCACGCAGTAACTTTGAGCCGCATAGATCAAGGATCGGGGTCCGGCTCGACGGAATTCCAAGCCTGGGACTTGCGTTTCTGCATCTTGAAAAAAAAGGCAATGCGGGCAATCAAACAACTGCAAAACATGACCCAGAACTCCTATCACCTAGAACAGGCTCTACCAGGCTAGGTTCCCACGAAACCGAAAAACGATGCAAGCACCAAGCAGGCCCCCATACTGCCAACGTGCAGATTTCTCTGCAGGAACAACGTGCCTGTTTGAACTTGTATCTGCTGGCGTTTTGCCGGTGCTTCAGAAAGAGCAGAGGCCGCATGCTCATGTTAGTTTTGGAGATTCAATACATATCGTTTTATTCTACATAAAACCAGAACGTTGAAATAAATGAAACCGCGCTTACTATACGCAGTTCTCTGGCTAATACTAGCCCAGTACACCTGTAACACCAATTCAGTTCATGTTCCATAGTTCCAATACAGAACCGCCGATCATTGTACAACGAGCAAATGGCAGGAAGAGTTTTATAGACAAAAAGCTTTACACTTGCAGGCCTGCGAGCTGCATGTCAACTATGCAACGTCGGAACCTATGTACCTTTGATTTGGCATCAGTGTTACAAAAAGGGAATATCTGTGCCAAAGGAACCACTACAATTTCCTTGTGTAAAAATGTACAACAACATGAACTAAATCAATAACGTAGGTACagagcttactacaaacaccaaaaacaaaTTCTTCTAGTTCTCGACCCATTCCTATCTTTCTGGCCCTTGTGGAAGGCTGAGATAGCAAGATGCACCGAAGCATACGTCATAAAAGATGCCAGCAGAACACCACCAGCAACCATCAACCCTAGCCTGACAAAGAAAAGAACATGCACAGGGGCTGATCAGTTACTGGCAAGAGAAACATACACACAAGATGCCTTTCAGACAGTTTGTGAAATATAAAAATCTACATTTCTACAGGAGTAAGTCAGAATCCTTAAATCACCACTACTTCGTATGCATTCTACAGGGTATACACCTCAGAGAGCTACTACCCATTACGAATGAAATAGAAATGGCCTGTGCTATACCCCAAGATAATTATGTGGTCTAGGAAGTCCACACACACCCACAAGTCATAGCTCCCATACCAGCACCCTCTCCTAGCCCCTCTCAGTGTAGTCCTCAATCCCAAGTTTCCAACAATCCCCGTTCCCATAGTCCTATGGAAATGCCGGGCACCCTTCTCCATTTTTATGTATTCAAGATTGGTGGGGTGTCAGctaatctgcacccgagctcatatgctcccgcatgaacagtaaaatcgaaaaaaaatcgaaaaaattccaaaaaattccaaatttttttgagagaaacattgacaaaagttctaagtgcctgcaaaaattcgtcacgaaatcacattcctagaaggcgtggcaaaaaaaacaaaaatagtactctgaaaaagctactttcaaacgcattttgaagcactgaatttgttttttttgccacgccttacaggaatgtgatttcatgatgaatttttgcaggcacttagaacttttgtcaatgtttctctcaaaaaaaaaatggaattttttgaatttttttcgattttttttcgaTTGTACTGTTCacgcgggagcatatgagctcgggtgcagaatggaCTTTTCGAGTTTCCCCCGCTTTTTCCTTCATATTAAATTGGAAAGAAAAAGAGAGGGGCCAGTCAGTGTCTTACTTCGTAAATAATGCAGTTATACCCAAGATAGTTGGTGAAAATACAGTAATGACAGCTATGACAGCCATCCCTGTCCAGTAAAATGTCGCCTCCATGTCAAAGTCGGATATATTGCGCTGATGGCCTGCAAAAGACCAAGCTGTTAGATACCTAAAATTTCTAGAGAAGAAAGATGAAACTTTGCAAGAAGTTATGTAGTATAACATGCCTGTACCCATGTGATTCTCTGATGAATCAGAATTGCTATATCCCACATGAGTTGCACTGATACTTCCCCATCGATAGACAAAACGGAGATAGCTACCAAACAATAAGAAGAATGCCACGAAGGTCCACTCAAACATCAGTAGCAGACCTGTCCATGGCATAATTTGTCGTGGAATGATAGTGAAAGCAAAGGCAAGAGAGACACCAGCAGACATAAAACAGATTAGCACAGCAATCGCCCCGAAATAAGAAGGCAGCTTCAGATGTGGCCCGTTTGAGATCTGTGGCAGTGTTAAAGAACCATTAGGTAATATCACATGATCGTCAACACATTTCGGTAAGAAAAATAAACTAAGTAAGAAAATATAACTAGGATGGTAAATTCATATAGAACAATATATCATCTCCCCGGCCCAGTTTTGTGCAGGGTGAACGCTTTACCAATATTTCCAATATAAACATTATCTTATATTCTGGCCCAATAGTCAACGTTCAATAGAATGTATTACAAGTGCAAAATGCAGAAAGTACCTTGGTTCATGTTAGAATGAAAAAACCTACTTAACACATGCTACAAATTCAGAGGTTATTTGCTGTTGAAGAGGAGTAACTAACTCTTTGATTTGAAGTTGAAAATGTAGATGATGAAACACCAACTGCTAAATAAGATGGAAGTGCCTCTTCAGACTTGTACTTATGACGGCCTCTCCTAGCAAACGCACATAAAGACTGCACACTTGGAAAATCCTTCTTGTTCTGTCAAAAACATCACACCCATGATTGATCAAAAGTCAATAAACTCCTATAAGAACATGTATTATATCTACAAAGTTAAAAAACTAGCAGCATGAAATGTGATTTAACCTGAAAGCATGATTGGTAATAACCAAATAACAGCAGGCAGAAGGGAAGAATGAATAAAAATTTGACCACCAGCTGATCATGAGGGTTCCTTCCCCCACCGGTTCCCGGAAGAGATTCTTCAAGTTTTTGCCTAACATCCTGGAATCATACAGAGCATAAATATATCACCAACATGCTACTAATTCACTTTCACAAAATATCAAATATAAGTAAACAATAGATAAATGAGATGGAATTTTACCTGCCATATCTCCACAGGTTTTACAAGCCAAGCTGTCCACCAGTCCCAGGGTTTAAGGGGACCTAGTGTGTAGTGAATAACTCTAAGTTCCTTCTCATCAACCATCCACTATAACATAAATTAGATCATGAGTCCCAAACAAAGCATCATGCTCTATAAAACTCATGTAACTAACATCTAATGGGCACCCAAAAAAGGTTTGGTATTGTACTTTTATGAGCACGAGACAACAAATAAGTATAAAAGTAAACACACATATTGTCTTAGTTTGTGATATCAGTGACCTTCCATACATTCAAAAGACTAGAATAGTTGTGACTTGCATACCTTACTGGAATCTATTTCTTTGCAACGACAAGGTTTAAATAACATGGAATACAGTAATGGCTGGCATATATATTTTTTACAGAGAAACAAGATAAGGCGCATGCAGTATCAGTTTGCAAAAAAGGTTATAATTAGTCAGATAAATACTAATGTGTTAGTCATTATCAGTGCACATAAAGAATATTACCTTGTTGGCTAGCATGTAAAGACCAACATCAGCATTATACAAGGTAGAAAGGCGCTGTGTCTCCGGTTCAGGTGTTAAAGGTGAGTCTGGCTCATACACGCGGGAGTTAGCAAAATCAGCATAATACGAATTAAGAAAACCTTGATCCCCTGCATTGATTAATTCAGCACCCCGATTAAATACAGCACATAAAATCAACTACAATGCTAAATATAATCATCAACGGACCAAAATAACTTCCAACTGGGCATCATATATCTTCCCAAAACCATGGGCTAAGTTTCCTTAGACTATTTCCACGATGATCGTATTGCCCTCCTCTATCTTTAACATACCCAGCGAGAGAATAGGTTTTGATGTTGAGGGGGGTAGTAGTGTCCTCAACATTACGCATGATCGGGAATCATAAGAAGATGTGAGTACTCTACAAGCAGGTTCTGCAGCCACAAGCTGTTAACACCTGAGAGTACTGATGGTGTGTATGAACTGCGAGTGGGGAATTTCTGCAGAGGACGGGATAGCTTGAGGATTGCCCTAGTGATGCCATTGTAAACTAAAAAGAGGACCTGACGATGCATGAAAAAGACTAAACAAATCATCATAAATGCTGGTCAAAACAGGCCAAAGAGAGCAGCAGGGCTGaaaaattcaggtgtgattgaaagGGGCTGAAAAATTCAGGTCTATTTATGAAATAACTTTTGTTTACAACTTTACATGCACTAACATGCCAAATCTATGAAAAGTAACACACTGAAGCGAATAATTAATTACTTTACATTTTGAGAGTAAAGTCTCTAAAAGCACTTACCAAGTTACCCGTATGAAAAAAACATTTTTCTTATATAATTAGTCTCTTCCATTAGGTAAATGCGATCTGTCTCAAGTTTATTGCACAAGAATTATTTTATTATATGGACTAGCATGCACTGAAATTTAATAGATGTGAGCAAACTGTTCACAGCCAATCAGCTTGTGTTCTCCAAACAATTGCCTGAATATAATAGGAAAAGAAGTGCATTGACCTCCAGTGTAGGAAGGCAACCGATCTACTTGACTAATCATATCCTTGAAAACAGTTTCAGATGGCTCCACAACCATCACTCCGGAATTCATTCTTTCAGAATGCTTCAAGTTCCCACAGAACTTCccgcacttgaaaacatcctcgataCTTCTTACAACTACAGTATCTGCATCAAGATAAACAACTGGGAGAACAGCAACCTTTTAGAAtagtaatacaaaaaatgatagcgaAAGAGATGACAGAAAAAAATACTTAGAAGAAATAAAATATTATTGTCATTTCGAAATAGATGGCCGTAGCCCTGCTCATTCAGTTCAGAGTAGAGGTTGATAATATGATTATCATTTTCAAACAGACGGACTTGGTGACAGAAATAAAGAAgcaaaatcacttaaattattatcaGAACGTACCCTTTTTGTAGCTTGTCATGTTGAATATCTTCAACTTTGTGTAGACACCCCAAAACCTCGTTGGTCTCACTTGGTTAGGATTAGCCAGTAAAGTTATACGCTTCACGATCCAACCATCAGCCTAGAATTTATCTAATGTTAGATTCAATACGGGTTAGTTTGAAACATACACCGAAACTGCTTTGCAGGTAAGAAGATTTAGAAATAATGTTCATTGTAGATTTGTAGTGTGGCATCTTCTGAAGTGGCTCGTTTTTTTTTTCAGGAATCTTCTGAACTAATACGGACTAGAATGACAAATTTTTCATCACCATTCTGCGCAAACCTATCATAACCCATCATGAATTTTGTACACTGAGATCACAGCGAGCACCCCTAATAAACTCCTAAAATAAGCAGCAACATCCTCCTTGCATCTCCATTTCAACCAGTTGGTTCATCAACCCCAAACAACTCTGCGCTAAAGCTACTACTTCACCGAAGCATACTAAATCTACCGCTAAATTCGTGGGCGTTGGGTAGTATTCCGCAAACCTCGAGGAGCTGCCGCGAGTACTCGGAGACGCCGTCGGAGACGAGCACGACCATGTCGCGCCGCGTGCCCGTGTCGCGGATGGACTTGCCGAGGACGCGCACGCCGAGGACGAACTCGTCGCCGTAGAGCAGCGTGACGTAGGCCTCCTCCGTCGCCGCGGCCGCGCCGGCGAGCAGCGCCGCCGCGACGAGGGCGGCCAGCAGGGGCAGCCTGGACGGCGGCGGTCCCATCGAGGCCCTGCCCGCGCGGGATCTCGCCACGGCGGCCTTCCAGTCGGAGCTGCTCGGGATCGGGAGGTTGTCCAGTGCTATGGTGATCTTCTCATGGCAATAGAGATGTGTTCGGTCAAATGAGTTCGCCCAGTTTGGACTTGTCACGGCGGCTCGGTCGACGGTCGTCGAGGAATGGGCCGGGCCGTAGCGGGCCGCATCAGGCTCGGCCTCCTAGCCTGCTCGGCCCGCTTTCGCCGCAGAAGCAGTTCACGGCCTCTTCTGAGGAAGAAAAACTCACACGGCGACACATGTGACAGAAGAGGAGTTGGAGTCCCCGCCCTCTGCGACCGGCTAACCCACATCCCTTCCcctgccgcctcgccgccggccgccggccgccggccgccgtCTCGGTCGAACCGACCGGCCCAAAGGAAGAAGACGAGGCGGGGCCTCTCCGCGTCGCGCCCCCATGGACATACTCGTAAGCGCAGCAACCTTACCTCGCAATCCTTTATCCCTGCTCCCCGCGCGCCGCAGTTCCTCCCGGTTAAATTCTCTCT
This region of Triticum aestivum cultivar Chinese Spring chromosome 2D, IWGSC CS RefSeq v2.1, whole genome shotgun sequence genomic DNA includes:
- the LOC123053991 gene encoding inositol phosphorylceramide glucuronosyltransferase 1, encoding MGPPPSRLPLLAALVAAALLAGAAAATEEAYVTLLYGDEFVLGVRVLGKSIRDTGTRRDMVVLVSDGVSEYSRQLLEADGWIVKRITLLANPNQVRPTRFWGVYTKLKIFNMTSYKKVVYLDADTVVVRSIEDVFKCGKFCGNLKHSERMNSGVMVVEPSETVFKDMISQVDRLPSYTGGDQGFLNSYYADFANSRVYEPDSPLTPEPETQRLSTLYNADVGLYMLANKWMVDEKELRVIHYTLGPLKPWDWWTAWLVKPVEIWQDVRQKLEESLPGTGGGRNPHDQLVVKFLFILPFCLLLFGYYQSCFQNKKDFPSVQSLCAFARRGRHKYKSEEALPSYLAVGVSSSTFSTSNQRISNGPHLKLPSYFGAIAVLICFMSAGVSLAFAFTIIPRQIMPWTGLLLMFEWTFVAFFLLFGSYLRFVYRWGSISATHVGYSNSDSSENHMGTGHQRNISDFDMEATFYWTGMAVIAVITVFSPTILGITALFTKLGLMVAGGVLLASFMTYASVHLAISAFHKGQKDRNGSRTRRICFWCL